A stretch of Aureispira sp. CCB-E DNA encodes these proteins:
- a CDS encoding polysaccharide biosynthesis C-terminal domain-containing protein, whose amino-acid sequence MNREFLLNLVFLISINLIIKPFYVFGIDLKVQNVVENYSLYFALLNFSYIFQIFSDLGIQQYNNRNIAQHDYLFDKYFPHILGLKGGLSLVFLFLSLSTALILGYGWKELYLLLFLLLNQIFITFTFFFRSNISGLQYYRLDSILSILDKLLMMLICIPLLWGPWVAFFQIEWFIYAQTAAFGLTTFISFALTRRYLKGKLVLYWNKPLLRAILKQSIPFSLVVLLMNIYTRIDAVMIERLLYDPVTNKGIQEGNIYAAAYRLLDAINMICFLFAGLLLPMFARMLKNKEDVQPLLKLSSSIMLVITVSFSIAVCFYAQEIMPLLYVNYSPSMSEVLILLMIGFNSIGMIHIVGTLLTANGNLMSMNIVFVVGIVINMCSNYFLILEYGAWGAAISTIITQSFVALAELELARRTFNLSTNILFLGQILLFVIGVGLINWGLQRMVIPWFCGFVLAGICSVGWALITKIIDVRGILRVIKTKAA is encoded by the coding sequence ATGAATAGAGAATTTCTTCTAAATTTAGTTTTCCTTATTTCAATCAATTTAATCATAAAGCCTTTTTATGTTTTTGGAATTGACTTGAAGGTACAAAATGTAGTAGAAAATTATAGTCTCTACTTTGCCTTATTGAATTTCTCTTATATTTTTCAAATATTTAGTGATTTAGGTATTCAACAATACAACAATCGCAACATCGCTCAACACGATTATTTGTTTGACAAATATTTTCCCCATATTTTAGGGTTAAAAGGTGGTTTATCACTTGTCTTTTTATTCTTGTCTCTCAGTACCGCATTAATACTAGGCTATGGTTGGAAAGAACTTTATCTATTGTTGTTTTTATTACTCAATCAGATTTTCATCACATTTACCTTCTTTTTTCGCTCCAATATTTCAGGATTACAGTATTATCGCCTAGATAGCATTTTATCCATCTTAGATAAATTGTTAATGATGCTCATTTGTATCCCTTTGTTGTGGGGACCTTGGGTAGCATTTTTTCAAATTGAATGGTTTATTTATGCCCAAACAGCAGCATTTGGTTTAACGACATTCATTTCGTTTGCCCTTACTCGAAGGTATTTAAAAGGTAAACTGGTCTTGTATTGGAATAAACCGCTACTTAGAGCTATTTTAAAACAGAGCATTCCTTTTTCTTTGGTCGTGTTATTAATGAATATTTATACTAGAATTGATGCGGTCATGATAGAACGGTTGCTTTATGATCCTGTTACCAATAAAGGTATTCAAGAGGGCAATATCTATGCTGCGGCCTATCGCTTATTAGATGCTATTAATATGATTTGTTTTTTGTTTGCGGGTTTATTACTACCAATGTTTGCTCGAATGCTAAAAAACAAAGAAGATGTTCAACCTCTTTTGAAACTAAGTAGCAGTATCATGCTAGTTATTACAGTTAGTTTTAGTATTGCTGTTTGTTTTTATGCACAGGAAATCATGCCCTTGTTGTATGTCAATTATAGCCCCTCTATGTCCGAGGTATTGATCTTACTCATGATTGGTTTCAATTCTATAGGTATGATTCATATTGTAGGAACTTTATTAACGGCTAATGGCAACCTTATGTCTATGAACATCGTCTTTGTCGTAGGAATTGTCATTAATATGTGTTCTAATTATTTTTTGATTTTAGAATATGGCGCTTGGGGAGCCGCTATTAGTACCATTATTACACAATCTTTTGTGGCTTTGGCAGAACTAGAACTTGCACGAAGGACCTTCAATTTGTCTACTAACATTCTGTTTTTAGGTCAAATTTTACTATTTGTTATAGGCGTTGGATTAATTAATTGGGGATTGCAAAGGATGGTTATTCCTTGGTTTTGTGGCTTTGTATTGGCAGGGATATGCTCTGTTGGTTGGGCCTTAATAACCAAAATTATAGATGTACGTGGCATTTTAAGAGTTATTAAAACAAAAGCCGCATAA
- a CDS encoding tetratricopeptide repeat protein: MIRLFLFSITLLITSQVSAQTASLARKYFSDGEFEKAAALYKELHEKNRANDYFFERYFVTLLELEDYKEAEKMMKKSIKASPEKVERYVSYGVLYERQGNRDKANEQYQKAIKLLAPNQVQIVKLANSFIKNKGYQYAIETYEKGSKLMKIKNMFAYEMGSVYRLKGDIPKMIESYLDCLEYLPNRMTNIQAFFQRELSQNDGFTELKKQLYARINKAPEVTIYSVMLIWVFEQQGDFENALRQAKALDKRQGENGNRIYRLAQVAIREKAYDAGIEAYNYIINEKGIDSPYYIDSKRFVLIAKRDRLVEGFKYTREELVLLEGEYQAYIDEFGRSYTTATIMQEMAELQAFYLNDLDKAIMVLEEVVKMPQLSRVAQSEAKLDLGDYYLMQGEVWESTLLYSQVDKEMKDAPLGELARYKNAKLSYYKGDFEWAQDQLDILKGSTSELISNDAIGLSVFILEHSALDTTTRPMEMFAKSELLRFQNKFDASIAVMDSIMTQYSDHGLGDDVLFAKAEIAFKYRDYETAINYLERIPKEYEDGILVDNAIFRMAEIYEQRLGDSKKAMELYEKILFEHTGSLFIVEARKRFRKLRGDGV, encoded by the coding sequence ATGATAAGATTATTTCTTTTTTCTATAACATTATTGATAACAAGTCAAGTTTCAGCTCAAACGGCTTCATTGGCACGAAAGTATTTTTCTGATGGAGAGTTTGAAAAGGCTGCTGCGTTATACAAAGAATTACACGAAAAGAATCGAGCCAACGATTACTTTTTTGAGCGTTACTTTGTCACCTTGTTAGAGTTGGAAGATTACAAAGAAGCTGAGAAAATGATGAAAAAATCAATTAAAGCTTCTCCCGAAAAAGTCGAACGTTATGTGAGTTATGGTGTTTTGTACGAACGTCAAGGAAATAGAGATAAAGCGAATGAGCAATATCAAAAAGCAATTAAATTATTAGCCCCCAACCAAGTTCAAATCGTAAAACTAGCCAACTCATTTATCAAAAACAAAGGCTACCAATATGCGATAGAGACCTATGAAAAAGGATCGAAGTTGATGAAAATCAAAAATATGTTTGCCTATGAAATGGGGTCGGTTTATCGCTTGAAAGGAGATATTCCTAAAATGATCGAAAGTTACTTGGATTGTTTGGAGTATTTGCCCAATCGAATGACCAATATTCAAGCTTTTTTTCAACGAGAATTGTCTCAAAATGATGGTTTTACAGAGTTGAAGAAGCAATTGTATGCTAGAATAAATAAAGCCCCCGAAGTGACTATTTACTCTGTTATGTTGATTTGGGTTTTTGAGCAGCAAGGAGACTTTGAAAATGCCTTACGTCAAGCTAAAGCGTTGGATAAGCGTCAAGGAGAGAATGGAAATAGAATTTATCGTTTGGCACAAGTAGCTATTCGTGAGAAAGCATATGATGCAGGAATTGAGGCGTATAACTATATTATCAACGAAAAAGGAATCGACAGTCCTTATTATATTGACTCTAAGAGGTTTGTGTTGATAGCCAAAAGAGATCGTTTGGTAGAAGGATTTAAGTATACTAGAGAAGAATTAGTGCTGTTAGAAGGCGAATATCAGGCTTATATAGACGAATTTGGGCGTAGTTATACTACGGCTACAATCATGCAAGAAATGGCAGAGTTGCAAGCGTTTTATTTGAATGACTTAGACAAGGCTATTATGGTATTAGAAGAGGTAGTAAAAATGCCTCAATTGTCTAGAGTAGCTCAATCGGAAGCCAAGCTTGATTTGGGAGATTATTATCTAATGCAAGGAGAAGTTTGGGAGTCTACTTTGCTATACTCTCAAGTAGATAAAGAGATGAAAGATGCGCCATTGGGTGAATTGGCTCGCTATAAAAATGCAAAATTATCGTATTATAAAGGAGATTTTGAATGGGCGCAAGACCAATTGGATATTTTAAAAGGGTCAACTTCTGAGTTGATTTCTAACGATGCGATTGGTTTGTCGGTATTTATATTGGAACATTCAGCCTTGGATACCACAACGCGTCCTATGGAAATGTTTGCAAAGTCAGAGTTGTTGCGTTTTCAAAATAAATTTGATGCTTCTATTGCTGTTATGGATAGCATTATGACACAATATAGTGATCATGGATTGGGAGACGATGTTTTGTTTGCAAAAGCAGAAATAGCTTTTAAATATCGAGATTATGAAACAGCAATTAATTATTTGGAGCGTATCCCAAAAGAATATGAAGATGGAATATTAGTGGATAATGCTATCTTTAGAATGGCAGAAATTTATGAGCAACGATTGGGGGATTCCAAAAAGGCAATGGAATTGTATGAAAAAATCTTATTCGAGCATACAGGTTCTTTGTTTATTGTTGAAGCTAGAAAACGATTCCGTAAGTTAAGAGGCGATGGCGTGTAA
- a CDS encoding DUF4340 domain-containing protein yields MGRIIALLVLFLGLGAFTFWKINNPGTVKDTYSENLHTMFALKNTDQIQRVFLVDRFGNEALVERVEELNWTYTNKTTGKKYRANPSAVYMLLETIRKVRTREPINKAAMDNAVKSLAAKATKVEIYDKDKNKLRVFYVGPMTSGGTGNLIIMEGSDQPYVGYIPNFQGTIDTRFITTEKDWRDKAIFRNDVDKLEFVQVEYQAPSQKTQSFKVSKIGSDQYTVDPVDPSSPVYDQSLVNQDNAATYFEDFDVISAEKIFGKDYKETRDSIITTTPFAVVTYKATYHNEPQVFRLYSLYNPNADRGDGEVGHRQKIQRYFIDIDEDNFFLGQHLVLRSMLWGYDFFFQKQAVILDEDEAQTTQSFPENKEEIRAAREKNKEAQ; encoded by the coding sequence ATGGGTAGAATCATTGCATTATTAGTCCTTTTCTTGGGCTTAGGAGCTTTTACATTTTGGAAAATCAATAATCCTGGTACTGTAAAAGACACTTATTCAGAAAATCTACATACTATGTTTGCTCTAAAAAACACGGATCAAATACAACGTGTTTTTTTAGTAGATCGCTTTGGCAACGAAGCGTTAGTAGAACGAGTAGAAGAATTAAATTGGACATACACCAATAAAACAACAGGGAAAAAATATAGAGCCAACCCTAGTGCTGTCTATATGCTTCTAGAAACGATCCGAAAGGTTCGTACTAGAGAACCTATCAACAAAGCTGCAATGGATAATGCTGTCAAGTCCTTGGCTGCCAAAGCAACAAAAGTTGAAATTTATGATAAAGATAAAAATAAGCTTCGTGTTTTCTATGTAGGTCCAATGACCAGTGGAGGAACGGGTAATTTGATTATCATGGAAGGCTCTGATCAACCTTATGTCGGGTATATTCCAAATTTCCAAGGAACGATTGACACTCGATTTATTACAACAGAAAAAGACTGGAGGGATAAGGCTATTTTTAGAAATGATGTCGATAAATTAGAATTTGTGCAAGTCGAATATCAAGCTCCCAGTCAAAAGACGCAATCTTTCAAAGTTTCAAAAATTGGATCTGACCAATATACCGTAGATCCTGTTGATCCTTCTTCTCCTGTTTATGATCAAAGTTTGGTCAACCAAGACAATGCGGCTACTTACTTTGAAGATTTTGACGTTATTAGTGCTGAGAAAATTTTTGGTAAAGATTATAAGGAGACTAGAGACTCTATTATTACCACTACACCTTTTGCTGTTGTTACCTACAAAGCAACATATCACAATGAACCTCAAGTATTCAGATTATACTCCTTATACAACCCTAATGCAGATCGTGGTGATGGTGAAGTTGGGCATCGTCAAAAAATACAGCGTTATTTTATAGATATTGACGAAGATAACTTCTTCTTAGGGCAACACTTGGTCTTACGTTCTATGCTTTGGGGATACGATTTCTTCTTCCAAAAACAAGCTGTTATCTTAGATGAAGACGAAGCTCAAACAACCCAATCTTTCCCTGAAAACAAAGAGGAAATTCGAGCTGCTCGTGAAAAAAATAAGGAAGCTCAATAA
- a CDS encoding class I SAM-dependent methyltransferase gives MIRKWHLKAIIQKTISFMPNGHKINHWFQKNITKGVYLGDEYFYDRLEHVKHHLSAFNKHCGTIEDKRTLELGTGWYPVIPFSFFLSGAAEINTVDISNLTNKEKLKDTIGRFIELIENDTLKQYIDAKPERITVLQDIAKNFETLSFEDILAKMHIKYLLMDARNLKHLADNSIDLVHSNNTFEHVYPSILKDILKEFKRIVKKEGLQSHFIDMSDHFAHFDKSINIYNFLQYSNKAWDNVIDNSIQPQNRWRFPQFVALYNSLNIPLTDQEIRPGDIEAVKSLKIHPDFSKFSTEELAISHCYLYSKGK, from the coding sequence ATGATACGTAAGTGGCATTTAAAAGCTATTATCCAAAAAACCATTTCTTTTATGCCCAATGGGCATAAAATTAACCATTGGTTTCAAAAAAATATTACCAAAGGTGTTTATTTGGGCGATGAATATTTTTATGACCGTCTAGAACATGTAAAACATCATCTTAGTGCCTTTAATAAGCATTGTGGTACGATTGAAGATAAAAGAACATTGGAATTGGGCACGGGCTGGTATCCTGTTATTCCCTTTAGTTTTTTTCTGTCGGGAGCAGCCGAAATTAACACGGTTGATATTTCTAATTTGACCAATAAGGAAAAACTAAAAGATACAATTGGCAGATTTATTGAGTTGATAGAAAACGATACCTTAAAGCAATATATTGATGCCAAACCAGAACGAATTACCGTTCTTCAAGATATTGCCAAAAACTTTGAAACGCTTAGTTTTGAGGATATTTTAGCTAAAATGCACATTAAATATCTCCTTATGGATGCTCGTAATTTAAAGCATTTGGCGGATAATTCTATTGATTTGGTGCATTCTAATAATACGTTTGAACATGTTTATCCAAGTATTTTGAAAGATATTTTGAAAGAATTCAAGCGCATTGTAAAAAAAGAAGGGCTACAGTCTCATTTCATAGATATGTCGGATCACTTTGCTCATTTTGATAAATCCATTAATATCTACAACTTTTTGCAATACAGCAATAAGGCTTGGGACAATGTTATTGACAATAGCATTCAGCCACAAAATAGATGGCGTTTTCCCCAATTTGTTGCTTTATATAACAGTTTGAACATCCCTTTAACAGATCAAGAAATTAGACCTGGAGACATCGAGGCGGTTAAATCCTTGAAAATTCATCCAGATTTTAGTAAATTTAGTACCGAAGAGTTAGCGATTAGTCATTGCTACTTGTATTCAAAAGGGAAATAA
- a CDS encoding O-antigen ligase family protein, with amino-acid sequence MRSQLAIRKYSHNLFVGYAFCIVASIMGAIFFETPTPLLFPLALAFVFQVLVDYEKIYFLLFLSIPISTEVFLTDHLATDLPTEPLIVGLMLIYFLVVLTNPLSIDRKYIKHPLSILILVHVAWVAITTFTSSAIGFSFKFLLAKLWYVVTFFYFTGYLVKDQKKVNLLLWLIAIPLALATTKVIIHHATLEFGFKKINEACPPFFRNHVNYAAILSVFIPFMCYLWKWSVGLKKRILEITLGVLVFGVLTAYTRAAYVALAIIPVAYWIIRLRFVKLAAIIASIGALGILSFLITENKFMELVPTDQTIAHTELSDIVSSTSELKDVSTMERYYRWIAGAQMIAEKPILGFGPGNFYHFYKHYTLNRFSTYVSDNPEKSGIHNYYLMTTLEQGIIGLIIFLLLIYTTIIYGEQVYHQSPTRERRDLVMATILSTIVIDAFLLMNDMIETDKIGSFFFFNIAIIVIIDLINQKEIERSGIHSNDKKDRTS; translated from the coding sequence ATGAGAAGCCAGTTAGCCATACGTAAATACTCGCACAACTTATTTGTTGGCTATGCTTTTTGTATTGTTGCCTCGATAATGGGGGCGATCTTTTTTGAGACGCCCACTCCATTATTGTTCCCTCTTGCATTAGCATTTGTCTTTCAGGTATTAGTAGATTACGAAAAAATTTATTTTCTATTGTTTCTGTCGATTCCAATATCTACAGAAGTATTTTTGACCGACCATTTAGCAACGGATTTACCAACAGAACCCCTTATTGTGGGGCTTATGTTAATTTATTTCTTAGTTGTCTTAACCAATCCGTTGAGCATAGATCGAAAATACATAAAACATCCTTTATCGATACTAATCTTGGTGCATGTTGCTTGGGTCGCCATTACCACGTTTACATCATCTGCCATTGGTTTTTCGTTTAAATTTTTATTAGCAAAGCTGTGGTACGTCGTAACCTTCTTTTATTTTACAGGTTATTTGGTAAAGGATCAGAAGAAAGTTAATCTCCTACTTTGGTTAATTGCAATTCCGTTGGCTCTTGCAACTACAAAAGTTATTATACACCATGCAACTCTAGAGTTTGGTTTTAAAAAAATCAATGAAGCCTGCCCTCCTTTTTTTAGAAACCATGTTAACTACGCCGCAATTCTTTCGGTATTCATTCCTTTTATGTGTTACCTTTGGAAATGGAGTGTGGGGTTAAAAAAACGCATCTTGGAAATCACATTAGGAGTGCTTGTTTTTGGTGTTCTCACAGCCTATACGAGAGCAGCATATGTAGCCTTAGCAATCATTCCTGTCGCTTATTGGATCATCCGTTTGCGTTTTGTCAAGCTAGCTGCAATTATTGCATCTATTGGTGCTCTTGGTATCTTATCGTTTCTAATTACAGAAAATAAGTTTATGGAACTTGTTCCGACAGATCAAACAATTGCACACACAGAATTGTCAGATATTGTCTCATCTACCTCTGAGCTAAAAGATGTTTCTACCATGGAACGCTATTATCGGTGGATTGCAGGTGCACAAATGATTGCCGAAAAGCCTATCTTGGGTTTTGGTCCTGGCAATTTTTATCATTTTTATAAACATTACACGTTAAATCGCTTTTCGACTTATGTGAGTGATAATCCTGAGAAATCTGGAATTCATAATTATTACTTGATGACAACTTTAGAACAGGGCATCATTGGTCTAATTATCTTCTTGCTCCTTATCTATACAACTATTATTTATGGTGAGCAAGTATACCACCAATCTCCAACAAGAGAGCGTAGGGATCTTGTAATGGCGACTATTTTATCTACCATTGTTATTGATGCCTTCTTGTTGATGAACGATATGATTGAAACGGACAAAATTGGCTCATTCTTCTTTTTTAATATTGCTATTATTGTCATTATTGACTTAATCAACCAAAAGGAGATAGAACGCTCTGGAATTCATTCCAACGATAAAAAAGATAGAACGTCATAA
- a CDS encoding tetratricopeptide repeat protein — translation MLRLSGYLLLLMLFLTACTSNNKDEPKIGADGFPEFTEEQLQEMIKNHPKSQQPMPAQESSNQIIEKMESFLAKDPDDIATNYNLAKLHYQKYMKDSLVEAIQKALPYYNKVIALQADYEEGRPYYNRMLCYLNTGEYDAALNDLDRFVAINQNRTPVNHESMRAEILFQKGLEVEACAVYQKALVRYQQDSLPIHNEKIWNKRCSN, via the coding sequence ATGTTACGATTAAGCGGCTATCTACTCCTTCTTATGTTATTTTTAACAGCTTGCACTTCAAATAATAAGGACGAGCCTAAAATTGGAGCAGATGGATTCCCTGAATTTACAGAAGAGCAGTTGCAAGAAATGATAAAAAACCATCCGAAGTCTCAACAGCCAATGCCAGCGCAAGAATCATCCAACCAAATAATAGAAAAAATGGAAAGCTTTTTGGCCAAAGATCCAGATGACATAGCTACGAATTATAACTTAGCCAAATTACATTATCAAAAATATATGAAGGATAGCTTGGTAGAGGCGATTCAAAAGGCACTTCCTTATTACAACAAAGTGATTGCATTACAAGCCGATTATGAAGAAGGACGCCCTTATTATAATCGAATGTTGTGTTACCTAAATACTGGTGAATACGATGCTGCATTGAATGATCTAGATCGTTTTGTTGCAATCAACCAAAATCGAACCCCTGTCAATCATGAATCGATGCGAGCAGAGATTCTATTTCAAAAGGGACTTGAAGTAGAAGCTTGTGCTGTTTATCAGAAGGCTTTGGTGCGATACCAACAAGATAGTTTGCCGATTCACAACGAAAAAATTTGGAACAAACGCTGTTCAAACTAA
- a CDS encoding RimK family alpha-L-glutamate ligase gives MKQYDITIITAVDYLNPTEINWYVEQVLTEDRLVQEALERQGLKVVRTNWDNPDFDWSATTFVLLRTCWDYSGRYLEFSRWLERVKKQSKLINSATQIEWNINKHYLEDLMDRGVLIPPTKIITPKTKTTLQEWQEELGWEEMVLKPVVSAGGRHTYRIKKETIASYEEIFRELIEQEAMLLQPFLKQIVTKGEIALMVIDGKVTHAVRKRAKAGDFRVQDDFGGSVEDYKANVEEIAFAEKVVAACPEKPIYARVDLVWDNDDRIVLSEIELIEPEMWFRKHPVAADQLAKAILMYKQTLENRTLKAK, from the coding sequence ATGAAGCAATACGACATTACAATAATAACCGCAGTTGATTACCTTAATCCTACTGAGATTAATTGGTATGTTGAACAAGTATTGACTGAAGATCGTTTGGTGCAAGAAGCATTGGAAAGACAAGGCTTGAAGGTGGTCAGAACGAATTGGGACAACCCTGATTTTGATTGGTCTGCCACTACATTTGTATTGCTGAGAACTTGTTGGGACTATTCTGGTCGATATTTGGAATTTTCGAGGTGGTTAGAACGCGTCAAAAAGCAGAGTAAGTTAATTAATTCTGCGACCCAAATTGAGTGGAATATTAATAAGCACTATTTAGAAGATTTGATGGACCGAGGGGTGTTGATACCTCCTACTAAAATTATTACGCCAAAAACTAAAACAACATTGCAAGAGTGGCAAGAAGAATTGGGGTGGGAAGAAATGGTTTTAAAACCTGTTGTTTCAGCAGGAGGACGACATACATATCGAATCAAAAAAGAAACAATAGCATCCTATGAGGAAATCTTTAGAGAATTAATTGAGCAAGAGGCGATGCTTTTGCAGCCTTTCTTAAAACAGATTGTTACGAAGGGTGAAATTGCTCTTATGGTAATAGATGGAAAGGTAACTCATGCTGTTCGAAAACGTGCCAAAGCAGGCGATTTTAGAGTTCAGGATGACTTTGGTGGCTCTGTAGAAGATTATAAGGCAAATGTTGAAGAAATTGCTTTTGCCGAAAAAGTAGTTGCAGCTTGTCCCGAAAAACCAATTTATGCTCGTGTAGATTTGGTGTGGGATAATGATGACCGAATTGTCTTGTCTGAGATAGAACTCATTGAACCCGAGATGTGGTTTAGGAAACATCCAGTAGCAGCGGACCAACTTGCAAAGGCTATTCTAATGTACAAGCAAACTTTAGAAAATAGAACTCTAAAAGCAAAGTAA
- a CDS encoding ATP-binding protein, with amino-acid sequence MKLSPLELNAKTLEAELSWLNKVIMTRMDLRFGQESEYTSVYEVPMPSVENDESFYAKIIKFCNFGFKERVILALSIAPHVRPQLLDRFFLKNKIYDRVYTEFGGLKGRYHSGFLPTGETAAFLIAGRDIEERIRIIDLFKPQHYFYKNNILKLDLNQGSEPLFSSGLELSEEYLSFFTSGNPYKPDFSTNFPAKHLSTKLDWSDLVLDPYVLGEISEISAWLEHQNTIMNDWGLSKQLKRGYRALFYGPPGTGKTLTACLIGKQMGLDVYRVDLSQVVSKYIGETEKNMSNIFDQAENKNWILFFDEADALFGKRTATSDSKDRHANQEVAYLLQRVEDFSGVVILATNLKANMDIAFTRRFQSIIYFPAPNVEQRQQLWENSFKTVKKESDVDFSIIANEHKITGGSIINVLRYCSLSALRRGSDAVAMEDIREGIKRELRKEGKTMS; translated from the coding sequence ATGAAATTATCACCATTAGAATTAAATGCTAAAACTCTAGAAGCCGAACTTTCTTGGCTAAATAAAGTAATTATGACCCGTATGGACCTACGATTTGGGCAAGAAAGTGAATATACGAGTGTCTATGAGGTTCCAATGCCTTCTGTGGAAAATGATGAATCGTTTTATGCAAAGATTATTAAGTTTTGCAATTTCGGTTTTAAAGAAAGAGTTATTTTGGCACTGAGTATAGCACCTCATGTCCGCCCACAATTGTTGGATCGCTTTTTTCTGAAAAATAAGATATATGATCGTGTTTATACGGAATTTGGAGGCTTAAAAGGACGTTACCACAGTGGTTTTTTGCCGACTGGTGAAACGGCAGCTTTTTTGATTGCAGGACGAGATATTGAAGAGCGAATTAGAATTATTGATTTATTCAAGCCTCAACATTATTTTTACAAAAATAATATATTAAAGCTTGATTTGAATCAAGGAAGTGAACCACTATTTAGTAGTGGTTTAGAGTTGAGTGAGGAGTATTTGAGCTTTTTTACTTCTGGAAATCCATATAAACCAGACTTTAGTACTAATTTCCCTGCCAAGCATTTGTCTACAAAATTAGATTGGTCAGATTTAGTTTTGGACCCGTATGTGTTGGGGGAAATCTCAGAAATATCCGCTTGGTTAGAGCACCAAAATACTATTATGAATGATTGGGGGTTAAGCAAGCAATTAAAGAGAGGTTACCGAGCTCTGTTTTATGGACCTCCAGGAACAGGAAAGACGCTAACGGCTTGTTTGATTGGAAAGCAAATGGGGCTAGATGTTTATCGAGTAGATTTGTCGCAGGTCGTTTCTAAGTATATTGGAGAAACAGAGAAAAATATGTCGAATATTTTTGATCAAGCTGAAAACAAAAATTGGATTTTGTTTTTTGATGAAGCGGATGCCTTGTTTGGAAAACGGACGGCTACTTCTGACTCCAAAGACCGCCATGCCAATCAAGAGGTGGCTTACTTGCTACAACGAGTAGAGGATTTTTCAGGAGTGGTTATCTTGGCGACGAATCTTAAAGCAAATATGGATATTGCATTTACACGTCGTTTTCAATCGATTATTTACTTCCCAGCCCCCAATGTAGAGCAGCGTCAGCAGTTGTGGGAAAACAGTTTTAAAACTGTAAAAAAAGAGTCTGATGTAGATTTTTCTATTATTGCGAATGAACATAAAATAACAGGAGGTAGTATTATTAATGTCTTGCGGTATTGTTCTTTAAGTGCGTTGAGAAGAGGCAGCGATGCCGTTGCAATGGAGGACATCCGAGAGGGGATTAAACGAGAGTTGAGAAAAGAAGGAAAAACGATGTCATAA
- a CDS encoding type IV toxin-antitoxin system AbiEi family antitoxin — MEEDIIHIAIENFSANSNLNIVVKDLFPKKQDNGYDGVLSLSTNRKKIDFVFEKKKRLTLSKLPKIFNHINLLTNIILVSDYIPKTVKEFLKGKNISYLDTAGNAFITDNEELYIYIETNKNAPLTPPNPNRAFSKSGLKVVYQLLINDKTLDTSYRQIGEVAKVSIDTVRRVLKELQRDKFIVKINKTKSKLQNKERLFQEWVILFNRVLRPKLKQKSFAPKNFSNIRFIIDESNPSSIGGELAGEMLSNHLIAEKAIIYTDKSFMDLSRKLGLRPSTNGAITFIEQFWAGPILSNKKTVHAMLVYADLINSPTPRNLDTAKIIYDKYVKTFL, encoded by the coding sequence ATGGAAGAGGATATTATACATATTGCAATTGAAAATTTTTCTGCTAACTCAAATTTGAATATAGTAGTCAAGGATTTATTTCCCAAAAAACAAGATAACGGTTATGATGGAGTGCTGTCACTTTCAACTAATCGAAAAAAAATTGATTTTGTCTTTGAAAAAAAAAAAAGACTAACACTTTCAAAACTTCCTAAAATTTTCAATCACATAAATCTCCTAACAAATATTATTTTAGTTTCAGATTATATCCCCAAAACTGTAAAAGAATTTCTAAAAGGAAAAAATATTTCATATTTAGATACAGCAGGAAATGCATTTATCACCGACAACGAAGAACTTTATATATACATAGAAACAAATAAGAATGCTCCTTTAACTCCTCCAAATCCTAATAGAGCCTTTTCTAAATCAGGGTTAAAGGTCGTTTATCAATTATTAATAAATGATAAAACACTAGATACCTCATACAGACAGATTGGCGAGGTGGCTAAAGTTTCTATAGATACAGTCAGAAGAGTATTAAAAGAGCTTCAAAGAGATAAGTTTATAGTAAAAATAAATAAGACAAAATCTAAGCTACAGAACAAAGAAAGACTATTTCAAGAGTGGGTAATCTTGTTTAATCGGGTACTTAGACCTAAATTAAAACAAAAAAGTTTTGCCCCAAAAAATTTTTCAAATATTCGATTTATTATAGATGAAAGTAATCCATCATCGATTGGGGGAGAACTTGCAGGAGAAATGCTATCAAACCATCTTATTGCAGAAAAAGCAATTATTTATACGGATAAATCTTTCATGGATCTTTCAAGAAAACTAGGATTACGCCCAAGCACGAATGGGGCTATTACTTTTATTGAGCAATTTTGGGCAGGTCCCATTCTAAGTAATAAAAAAACAGTCCATGCTATGTTAGTATATGCTGATCTAATAAACTCCCCTACTCCTAGAAACTTAGACACTGCCAAAATAATTTATGATAAATATGTCAAAACTTTTTTATGA